The Pecten maximus chromosome 17, xPecMax1.1, whole genome shotgun sequence DNA segment TACAAATACTAATAAAAGGAAAGCAACACAATTAATGCAGCATGTATCATTTCTAAAAGTAGAACATCTTCTTCAGTATCAGATATGTAAGAATAACATATctaaaaatatcacattaaaatattcCTATAAATATTCTGTATACCTGGTAAATGACCACCAGATAaggcgaaaatttcaagctgaATTAGAGGATTTATACACCATAGTATATAAGCCAAGTGTAGTCTGACCAACATATCCTCTTTAACTTTTATTCTATACTCTCACAAGCAACATCTGTCATTTATTTACACTACATTGATAGAATAAAATATATGCATGTCAAATAAAATCTAGAGTCCAGGCCAGTGACGGACGCGAGACGTAaagagatttgataaaaaaatatctataccTGAGCACAGGTATAAATAAAACGtctataaatataacaataatacagcACACGTATAAATCTTtcaataaaatttcatatatcaATCCTCTTAATATAGCATCCCGATAAAAAGAACTGAACAGTCATCATCTATAAAGGGACCAACTACACCTACGAGGGTTTCCTATTGTACAGAAAAATTGGTCaagaaaaaatagattttgaaataattcttTCCTGCATTTTAAATATGTGTGTAACGTCAAATCCAACTGGGAGCAAACTACAAAGATAAGTTGAGGATTTTTTGTCGTGATATCGATTCATTGAACAAGCTGTCAgaacaaaatgtcaaaattaaacatactTTATAAGAATTATGTAGCcaaaacaaattatagtaataataatgataCTAGCAAGCGTGATATTTCTTGAATTTGTTTCGATAAGGAAAGATAGGGAAAAATACTGATCTTCTTACAAAACCAAGTATTCATTAATGTGATATCATTTATAtccattgtatatattaaaaaatgcGGTTAAAATGTTACAATGCATTTGTCCTATGTCTAAATTAGACAACCATCACATCAAAATGTCTACAGGATATGTTGGATTAAAATCACATATAATACTGTAACTTAGCTATTGTTCGCATGAAAATTGTGGCGCGTTGTCAAATGTCATTCAAACACAATTTAATGTGTCAACTTTAAGCATAATTTTCGTATTAGCAGATCAACTGACCACATTTTATCTGATCAATTATTTCTGTTCAGGGGACATCCGTTTCAGACAGGTTGCACTTTTTCACTTTATAAAGAAGTGTATTTGGGAAAGTTGGCCATCACTGTCTGTAAGCACTCAATCACGTTAGATAAACGTTGATTATATAGTCCTCTATAACATACCTTCTTCCCATCTTGATTACAACGGTTTATTCTTTAGAATTGTATTCTTGACCTAATTCATGCGCAGCAACCGTGTAATCGAGGTCATACTTTTTCATTCCTTCAAGAATTTCCCTGATAGTAGCACCTTCGCCTTTCCAATTTTTCCAAGTCACAAAGAGATTAAAGATAACATTCGTTATATCAGTGTTCGGATTCTTGTGGGAGTCGATGGTGCCCGACTGTAATCCAAGGTAAGCGAAGAAAAGTTCATACTTGGTACCAATGCTGCTCCGGCTTAATAACGACAACATCCTATCAGTTAGTCGTGAATTGAGGAAAGCATTAGTGAGAATGATatctggaaataaaaaaaaaacttgtttacTGTAAGACCTGGACAGAGTACTAAAATGAAAGATTAAGACATTCTTTAATTCACTTGGACATGTTATGTACAGCTAAACTTCATTTACAGTACTACAAACTTATAAATTCAGTGTACTCAGATTAAAGTGGTAACTAGCTGTTAAATTGGTATATTGAAAGCGTTTGGTTTAAGTTTAATATGTACAATGTCAAATAAAGGACTATAAAATTCAAAGACGGTCTCCCATATTTATATACGTGAGAGTTTATTTTCAACTTGATACTCGGGGTTTATGTTTCGCGTATTCGAAGAATGACGAATGGTCCAcccgttatcagtataatgtgaccaggtgagATGCACAGGTTGGCTGTGTGATTCATTAAGTAATTCTATGAAGTCGAACTTTCCCGTCATCACAAGGATAAACACAAACATGCCCCTGTCTGAACAAAAACATTTACCATGCAtacatctcgcacacaggggaaGCCTGAAGTGACTGTGATAGGTCAATAGGATGagaataaataaaatcaaaaccaCTTGAGGCAAATACCTTAATGAAGCATTTCTCCTAGCATTTGTTATAGTAGCAATTCAACGAACATATTTTCATCAAACCCTAACTTGCAACAACTACAAATTCCAGATTAGCCATACCAAATGTTTTTATGTCCAAACTATGATTTACCCTTAACCAAGAAAAATTTTCTGATGAACATTATTTTATGAATAACATGGGTCTGATGTCAAACTTTAGACGTTTCATTGAATGTGCATTTGTTAAAATCATACCGTTCAAATAATACATCTTTGTGGCGCCATTCATATCCACGTGagaacatgtatttttttttcgcatattaaacaaataaataaaagaatttaataaaaaaatctcATCGCATGCAAAAGAAATGGTTGCTTGTCaagtaaaacataaaataaaaaatagcaTGGAAACTTACCCTCGCCTGACTTCACTTTGCTCTGTAAAGAGATACAAGATATATGAACGAATAACTATAATGAAGCTAGTAATAATTTCTAAGTTTACAAGTTTTTTTTAGACCCGATATGGTGTTACGGATTTATATACTACTGCAATTTAgtagaaaatataacattttttattcTGGGCGTCAACATACGAGAGGCCCAATGggtctgtatcgctcacctggctctacagcagttttgaaattgattgtcatctctacagatactatgttgattgcctctttattcaaatatcggAGTAGGTCAGGTTCTATCAATAAAGTGTCTggtccttcattccagcataccaTTGGCCTTTTATCAGGTGTCGGgagactcttggctatcgcaaaattacTGTTTACAGTTTAAAGCCtattttacccctgtgaccttgaatgtaggtcaaggtcatgcatttgaacaaacttggtagcccttcatcccagcatgctacaggctgGTTATCAAGTCCAAGTGCCTCTTTGTTAGTCGTTcgaagagtatagcctatttgacccatgtgaccttaaatgaagttCAAGGTAATTTTTTAACAACCTTGGAAGgtcttcatcccagcatgctacatgcccgatataaagtccctgggcctcttggtaattgaaaagaagtcatttgaagataagcatttttgacccatgtgaccttgaatgaaggtgaaggtcattcatttgaaccaacttggtagcccttcaccaaggcatgctacaggcccaatatcaagtccctgggcctctcgGTTTTTGAAAAGAAGTCTGTTGAAAATTATATCTTATTTGACAGATATGACCTTGAActaaggtcaaggtaatttatttttttcacatttagTAGCCCTTCTGTCCAGGGTGTTACAGatcaaatatcaagtccctgtgccttttggttattgagaagacgtTGTTTCAATGCAAAAGTTGACGCCTCCGTCCGactcattggtttggtttggattatttggtttaacgtcctattaacagctaaggccTTCGGACAAATGACCCAAATTTTCACCAAACTCGCCTCATCAAACTTAGTTTCCTTGGTATTTGTGCTTTTGTTTTGTCGCCGAAACGTTTATGAGCAGCCACGATTGATATTGAATGGATGTTATTGACGTGTAACGGATTTCACGGGAAGTGATACCCATGTGTGTTACCCGCTACGGAATCATCCAGGATGTCATGTGTATTTAAACGTATGTGATCTTCGAGATTTTTGCCATCAGTGggataaaacatttattttgtcaaGACAGTAATAAATATCAGATATGATATAGCTGGCAATATTAGCGAGAAGGGAATTTCATTTgttcagggtcatttaagatAACAAGAATTTAAATACGGAGTTCATACTAAAGCCCTGCGTAAGAATATCTTTGATTTTTCGTTTCCTTTAGAGCGTTGACCTCACTTATTTATTGCGTAATGAATTGTAACGTACGTCCATCGAAATAGAACTATAATGTATTTGGAATGCATGTCGTTTTGATAAGCTCCATGTACAACGTTTCCTATTACACGGACTATGAACGCAAACGGACCCTATACAGGTAATTAGAACTATAAACGGCGAGTAAAAACGGAGGAAAACGTAACAGCAtcgaaaaaaatacaaatatttgttttacctcTTTCTCTTCCATCCAGGATTCTGCGTCTGATTTGTCAAGGAAATGTAGGTCATCAGAAAAGTACTCACAACAGCGCACTGGCCCGTCCGTGTTAATGTCCAAGATCGGAACTGGACAGGTGTCGCTGCAGATGTCgtgtttacaatgtaaacacaGTTCATATACGATGTTTCCGTGGTGAAACCGAGTGAAAACCTGTTTCAAACGATCAACGAAGAATGATCGTACCAATCCATATTTCCCTTTGAAATCTGTCTCCCCGTTCTTGTTGATAAGAGTGCAGCTCACAACGGCTCCTTTGCAACTCACAAGAAGGTCGCACGCTCGGGTTAGCATAAAGCAGGCAGATCCTCTTTGCATGAGAGATTTACCTTCACTgtcctttttaatttttattttaggTGATGAAAGGCATGTTGCTAAAAGTTTGTCATGAATTGCAGGTAGTAGTTTTGATTTGAACACAAAGCACAAGGTTTTCGATGTTACTGCACTGGGATGGCGTAGTACTTCATTGAAGAGTAGAGCATCTCTCGGGGGAAGCAGACTTGGAACTATCCATTTGCGGTCCGCCGTCTCCTGTGTTATGGCGACCAGCAGATGCAAGCGCTGCATTATCTCTATTAGAATATCCTGGTGCTTGCGATAGCTTCCCAAGAGACTTTCCAATAATTCCAAAGTCAGAATGCCTGATCTTTGAATCTGTACGATTTGTAGCTTTGTTTTTTCGTTTTTAGATTTTATAAATCGCATTGCTCTGATAATGCACCGAAATGCATCCACTATCCATTGAGGATGTGTGACTACGAACGGTTCCTGTTGATTTTTAGCGTCTTGtacattttcaaaaaacaaaatgtttcctGTAAGATGCATGTACCTGTAAAACGagaaaaatgtaattatttgtttacagAATAATACGTATTGCATTAATGTGGGATACCCTTCATACAATTACATATAGACATGGATGTTTACTGTTGACGGGTAACggatatttatataactacGTTACATTATTAACATGATTTACCACCGCAAGATTCAAAACACTGCATGATCATCCTACTTCTCATTCATGTAAACTTAATCACGTCAATTACTATTTTTTTAGAAACCTTTCACTTTGCAAAAGATGGAATTACTTTATGGACATTTTCTGGCTACGCATTTGCTTTAAACGTCTTTCATTCGCAAACAAATTATCTGTTGTCGGTATTTTCTGTTCAGCCATATGTTTTGATCATCAGCCGCTTTACTCGATTACTACGATTTCCTGAACAGATATCGATACTTTATCGATGATTTATCATTAGCTTTAGAAAAGGGCAAGTTGAAGGACATCAAGGGGAATTTATGGTTGACATCGTGATCTCGCTGTGAAATGTATTCCCTTGTGCGATATAAGGTCAGAACTTCCCGATGCATGTCGATATGCCCAGTGGGAAAGTTCCGTTTTCACCGCCATATTTCCCGTTTTGTGAATGACATATTACCCGGGTTTAGTCTAGATATTTATGACGGCTGGCTTCAATGAAGCAGGAAACTCAGTACAGTACTGTAGTTATACTCGAAATTCGCAGTTTTGAGGCCTGTATTTAATCTGTTGTTTTGCACGTTTATTATGACCTTAGCTGTGGCTAGGACGACAAaccacttttggcctttagttgagcgttcgccgctgtgaggaaggctgtGTGTtttgtcccctagccgagacataccagagtctttgaaaatggtagttgctactcctgcgtagcgctcagcatatttggagcgggacgactggtttgcccgttgtcagtataatgtgactgggtggggtgtgctgctgggttgcttcgacagtatgcttcagtagcactataaatcggcaaaagtaccggcctatcacaaggagacttaaaacgaatataccgcagcctcccaaaacacatacacactcaccacacgcatacatgtcggacgaacgggaggccgtccttaaatgaccctggctgttaataggacgttaaacaaaataaaccaaaccaaaccaaacgacATTCATTCCATCGatgcgagatgcatgcgtgtggaGAACGGGTGTGTGTGTTTGAAAGGCTGCGGTATAATCttttttgtctccttgtgattgGAGGATATCCTAGGAGGTACAATTCGTACGCAGGACAGCTTTTCTTAAGATTCGTGAGAACatataatatacttatataggGTAGTCTGTATAAATcgaattaattaataaaatcaatcaAAACTAACACCAATCAAATTATGATTCAGTAATGTAATGATACTACATTTGTGGATTGGAGAGATATTTATATTCTTAGTGAGATTTGTTTATAGGAAAACTTTACCTCAAACAGTTTTTTATTTCCTCTGAATTGCCTATGGAAACTTCGTTTCTTCTATCAATATCCATGACCTCAGAAAATCGGATGATGTAGCGTTTCTGTTGTTTCAGCATTCGTAAATCTATGTCAAGGGTAACCCACGTAGCTGGTATCCGTTTGTTCCAATTTTCTTGAGACGGTGCCAATGTAACTATTTCGTCCCTTATTTCTTGAAAAGCGGGATCTTCTTTGTTTGTATTGTCTACAAAGTGAAGGGAGTTTATAGAGCTGACATTAAGTCTCTCCATTGTGCCAAACAGCTTAATTTTGCTTGCCTCCTTATCCTCATCCTACAAagcaaatatttttatatcatttcatgaaaaaataagAGTACCGCGAACGGTACATAATACGCCCGCCATGAAAATCGACGCACATTTTATTTGAAGGAAAGAATTAACTATAAGTATCACAATTGGGTGTGAACAAGGGATATTAGTGGCGCAAGGTTAGTATGTGATTATAACATGCAGGTATAAGAGTATACATGCAGATGTCCAATGAAATGATTGTTTTTGCAAGCTGAAAtggaataaaataaattgttggATACATTGTGGTTACCTTTATTTACCGAGAGATATCCAAATGGCTTTGTGTGGGGAGTAGTTAACTTCTAGAATGCAAACCACTACCTTGGAATTCGACAGAAACAGAACAAGGAACAACTGTATAAAGTTTCATCgaaatccattcagtactttgaccGGGAATCTCCGGTAAATGAAAATTATAGAagatttctaaaaatagtaatagtGACCTAGATTCGCAAACCACGACCTTAAAATTCGACTCGTCTCCAGACCACgtgtatgaagtttcattgaaattcatTCAGAAGTTTGACGGGAAACCTC contains these protein-coding regions:
- the LOC117315969 gene encoding uncharacterized protein LOC117315969, translating into MERLNVSSINSLHFVDNTNKEDPAFQEIRDEIVTLAPSQENWNKRIPATWVTLDIDLRMLKQQKRYIIRFSEVMDIDRRNEVSIGNSEEIKNCLRYMHLTGNILFFENVQDAKNQQEPFVVTHPQWIVDAFRCIIRAMRFIKSKNEKTKLQIVQIQRSGILTLELLESLLGSYRKHQDILIEIMQRLHLLVAITQETADRKWIVPSLLPPRDALLFNEVLRHPSAVTSKTLCFVFKSKLLPAIHDKLLATCLSSPKIKIKKDSEGKSLMQRGSACFMLTRACDLLVSCKGAVVSCTLINKNGETDFKGKYGLVRSFFVDRLKQVFTRFHHGNIVYELCLHCKHDICSDTCPVPILDINTDGPVRCCEYFSDDLHFLDKSDAESWMEEKESKVKSGEDIILTNAFLNSRLTDRMLSLLSRSSIGTKYELFFAYLGLQSGTIDSHKNPNTDITNVIFNLFVTWKNWKGEGATIREILEGMKKYDLDYTVAAHELGQEYNSKE